The proteins below come from a single bacterium genomic window:
- the lsrF gene encoding 3-hydroxy-5-phosphonooxypentane-2,4-dione thiolase, giving the protein MFNNYLPEALNMDWGLQNRLSRLIPADGRCFFLPIDHGYFQGPTTCLEQPGETIRPLVPYSDALFCTRGVLRACVPASIQIPIILRVSGGTSVVGPGLEDEILTTSIEEILRLNVSAVGVSVFVGTQWEGQTLGNLTEMVNLCADYCIPVMAVTAVGKELDKRDARYLALASRICAELGASVVKTYWCKDFDKVTGGCPVPVVIAGGPACETELEVFEFVYDGIQKGAIGVNLGRNVWKNAHPVPVIRALNAVIHGNAKPREANQLFQELVAEESKAPAKKCNCKKEK; this is encoded by the coding sequence ATTTTCAATAATTATTTACCGGAGGCTTTAAATATGGACTGGGGACTGCAAAACCGCCTGAGCCGCCTGATCCCGGCGGATGGCCGCTGTTTCTTCCTGCCCATCGACCACGGCTATTTCCAGGGTCCCACCACCTGCCTGGAGCAGCCGGGCGAGACGATCCGCCCGCTCGTGCCCTACTCGGATGCCCTGTTTTGCACCCGCGGGGTGCTGCGCGCCTGCGTGCCGGCCTCGATCCAGATACCGATCATCCTGCGGGTTTCTGGCGGCACCAGTGTGGTCGGCCCGGGCCTGGAGGATGAGATATTGACCACCTCCATCGAGGAAATCCTTCGGCTGAACGTTTCTGCCGTGGGCGTGTCGGTGTTCGTGGGCACGCAGTGGGAGGGCCAGACCCTGGGCAACCTGACCGAGATGGTGAACCTCTGCGCAGACTACTGCATCCCGGTGATGGCCGTGACCGCGGTGGGCAAGGAGTTGGACAAGCGCGACGCCCGCTACCTGGCCCTGGCCAGCCGTATCTGCGCCGAGCTGGGCGCCAGCGTGGTCAAGACTTACTGGTGCAAGGATTTCGACAAGGTGACCGGCGGCTGCCCGGTGCCGGTGGTGATCGCCGGCGGACCGGCCTGCGAGACCGAGCTGGAGGTGTTCGAGTTCGTGTATGACGGGATCCAGAAAGGTGCGATCGGGGTCAACCTGGGCCGCAATGTCTGGAAGAACGCCCACCCGGTGCCGGTGATCCGCGCCCTCAACGCCGTGATCCACGGCAACGCCAAGCCCAGGGAGGCGAACCAGCTTTTCCAGGAGCTGGTGGCCGAGGAGAGCAAGGCTCCTGCCAAAAAGTGCAATTGCAAAAAGGAGAAATGA
- a CDS encoding zinc-dependent dehydrogenase, producing MSLAGTPMRVGMYYNNRDVRLQELPVPAIGPDELLVKVMASGICGSDVLEWYRIKKAPLVLGHEIAGLVVETGETVKRYKPGDRVFVEHHIPCNTCRYCLAGNHTVCETLHTTNFFPGGFAQYLRAPAINVDRGTLLLPDSVSWEEGAFIEPLACVVRGQRTAGFQPGQSVLVIGSGISGLMHIMLAKAQGAGRIIATDISDYRKAKAAEFGADHVLDAREDVPARVRQLNDGHGCDLVVVCAAALSAFKQGLGSVDRGGTVLCFATTDPGVEIPIPANEFWRNSIRVMPSYANSPYDAALALELIRARRVDVARLVTHRLPLSEIQYGFDLVANPGESIKVIMEPWS from the coding sequence ATGAGCCTGGCCGGCACTCCCATGCGCGTGGGGATGTACTACAACAACCGGGATGTCCGCCTTCAGGAGCTGCCCGTGCCCGCGATCGGGCCGGATGAGCTGCTGGTCAAGGTCATGGCCAGCGGTATCTGCGGCAGCGATGTCCTGGAGTGGTACCGGATCAAGAAAGCCCCGCTGGTGCTGGGCCACGAGATAGCGGGCCTGGTGGTGGAGACGGGCGAGACGGTCAAACGCTACAAGCCGGGCGACCGGGTGTTCGTCGAGCACCACATACCCTGCAACACCTGCCGCTACTGTCTGGCCGGCAACCACACGGTCTGCGAGACCCTGCACACCACGAATTTCTTCCCCGGCGGGTTCGCCCAGTACCTGCGCGCCCCGGCGATCAACGTGGACCGCGGCACCCTTCTGCTTCCCGACAGCGTAAGCTGGGAGGAGGGCGCGTTCATCGAGCCGCTGGCCTGCGTGGTGCGCGGCCAGCGCACGGCCGGGTTCCAGCCGGGACAGAGCGTGCTGGTGATCGGCAGCGGCATCTCGGGCCTGATGCATATCATGCTGGCCAAGGCCCAGGGCGCGGGACGGATCATCGCCACGGACATCAGCGACTACCGCAAGGCCAAGGCGGCCGAGTTCGGGGCGGATCATGTATTGGACGCCCGGGAGGACGTGCCCGCGCGGGTGCGCCAGCTCAACGACGGCCACGGCTGCGACCTGGTGGTTGTCTGCGCCGCGGCCCTGAGCGCGTTCAAGCAGGGCCTGGGGAGTGTGGACCGCGGCGGCACGGTGCTCTGTTTCGCCACCACCGACCCGGGCGTGGAGATACCCATCCCGGCCAACGAGTTCTGGCGCAACTCGATCCGGGTGATGCCCAGTTATGCCAACAGCCCGTATGACGCCGCGCTGGCCCTGGAGCTGATCCGCGCCCGGCGGGTGGATGTGGCGCGACTCGTCACCCACCGTCTGCCCCTGAGCGAAATCCAGTACGGGTTCGACCTGGTGGCCAACCCGGGCGAGTCGATCAAGGTGATCATGGAGCCGTGGAGCTGA